In Candidatus Aegiribacteria sp., the DNA window CTTCGTTCAGTCCAACGTAATAAGCATGTCCCCTGCCCTCCTCAGCAAGCCCCTCAATAAGGAACCTGTTGGGGCTGGAGCCTACGCCTACACTGAACAGTCGAGTGTTTTCACCGAGGGTGTTCTTAAGTTCGCTTAGAATCTCCGCTTCGTTGCCTATGAATCCATCGGTAAGGAAGATGACGAAGCGCATCCTTTCCGGGTCTTCGGGGTAGCCAATGGCAGCCCTTACACCCTCTATCATCACTGTCCCGCCGGTACCGCTCATGTTGTTGATATACCTTACTCCCTGCTCAATGTTACTCTCGGTATTACTGAGTGGAGTCCGGGACATGCTGCTCGCGGTCTCGCTGAATCTCATTATCTGGAAAGTATCGTCCGGGTTCATTCCGCGGACGAATTGTCTTACAGTCTCCTTGGCAACTTCCATGGGTTGGCCGCCCATTGAACCGGAGCAGTCAACAACGAAGAACATCTCTTTTGGCGTGATTTCATCAACATCGATGTCAGCGTCAGGCTGCAGAATGAGCATGAAGTGTCCACCCATTTCACCGTTGTGCGCGATAACTCCGCTCTGAATTCTGTCGGAAGCAGTTGTGTACCTGAAAACGAAATCTCTGTTCGGTATCTCATCATCGTTATCAAGAGAGACGGTCACTGTACCGCCCCAGTCAAACTTCATATCCACTTCATGGTTGATTGATTCGAATTCCTGAATTTCCACACCCGGATTCAGGTTGACTGAAAGCTCAATATCGTACCCCGTTCTGGTACCTTCCGGTACGATAGGTGGTGTAATTCTATCGGCATCTTCAACCGAAGTGGAGACTTCGTACATATCGAAGATCCTTCTCACGAAATTACCTGATGGCACGAATCTCGGCCCCACAACCATCGGGAAAACGATTTCGTACTCCCCGTCATCGTATTCAATCGGCGCCACGTAACTTATTTCGATTACGATGCTGTCACCCGGAAGAATGTTACCGACGGTCTGGGTAAAGATGTTGGGACGTTCCTGTTCCAGAAGGCTCGCTGTCTGACCCGCTTCGATGGCTTCGTTGTATATCTGCTGCGCCAGTTGACGTTCATGTATCTTTCCCTCGATAAGTCTGTCGCCGATATACATGTTCATCCTGTCAACGGCACCGCTCTGAGGAAGAGGGAATGTATAGATGGCTTCGATAACCTCATCGTAGGGATTACCGTAAACCTGCCGAACAGTGGCCCTCTGCAGGTTGCCGCTTACATCTATCACAACAGATGTGTGTTGCAGAGGAAGATCTCCTACAACCCCGTCTTCTCCCAGAACCTGCATTCTGCCGCTGCCGGTCTCATCCATGGACTGCTCAATGGAAAAGGCCGAAGCGGTAAGAATCATAACCGCGATTATCAATTGTCTCATTTTCTTAACCTCCATGTTGAATGTTTTTTTGTTTCCGGTTCTGATACATGGAAGCTTATCGAAGTATTCCATTTCCCGATGAAAAACGGCAGATCAACATATTATCGAAGTGAGTCAATCAGAATCGAACAGCAGAATCTCAGAAGTGAATAAGGGCTAATCGAGTACGGTGGCGAGGCGGCTTAAAATGCAATCACCCTTGCTGACAGAAATAATGTAGACTCCAGCAGGAACTCTTCTGTCTGCGAAATCAGTTCCCTCCCAGCTTACTCTCTGCGATATAGTGATTGCTGTTTCCCAGATAAGCCTTCCAGCAAGATCGTGTACCGATACTATTGCGATTCCCTCATCGAAACCTACGTAAAAGGAAACCGGCGCATCCCTCTCCGCCGGGTTGGGATACGGGGATGAGACAGTGAAAGGCACGGGAGGTGTTGGTCCGCCTCCTTCGGTCCGCATGACCCTGAGAGCCGGATCCATAAAAGCGCTCCAGGAAAGCACACTCTGAAATGTGCGGTCGTATCCTCCGTCCATATAGGGAATCCTGAGGTCTTTCGCGATTGAGAAGGCAAGCCCCAAACTGGAAGATTGATAACGGAAAACCTGCCTCGCGAGATCTATACACATCCATTCACTGGCCCCGAGGGAAGGCCAATGACCCTCCCAGCCGAAACTCGTGTTGAACATGACAGCAACTCCGCCACCATAAGGATTGTTAAGAAGAGCCTCGGCGCAGCATTCCTTACCTGTATATTCGCCTGGACGACATGCGATACTGGTATGTATGCCTGCTTTACTGCCGTTATGAATGCTGTCCGATGCTATCCAGTTTGTCATCATTCCCAGAGGGGCAGCAGACCAGTAAATACCTCTCTCATTTCCATGTCCCGCATAATGATTCCATGCGGTACCGCTGCTTATCAGGGGAATGTGTGATGAGAAACCACCACCTGTCAGTTCCTCGTAGAACTTATTCACATCCCAGTACGGAGGAAGCTCAACGGCGATGGAATCGCATCCTTTGTCCGCAGTATATCCGATATCCTCAAACAGTACCGAACCGCATAGAACAGCTCTTGTCTGCCAGTCTCCGGTTGGCGGATGCTCCTGGTAGGTCAGGTTCTTCTGAACGAATAGTTGCGCTTGATCAATTGTGGAGAAGAGTGCCCGTCCAAGTAACACATCAGCGTACAAATCAAGATTATCATCGGGCTGGCCATAATCTCCGTCTCCGTTGCCATCCCACGTTCCGTCAAGGTCTGCAAAATAAAGATCGACAGAGGCCGAATCAGAGTAGCCTTCGCAGTAAGTGTAAACCATTCGTACAGGAACGAGTGTTTCATCTCCCGCAAGTAGAACAAAGATAGTCCCGTGATAAAGAAATCTGTTCTTAATAAAATTCCGCAGCTTTTCCGCGTCATCAATGCCGGTCCCGGAGGATAGAATATCCTGAACGGCAGCAATTTCAACTGTATAACCACTGTCCTCATGAAAAGAAGCAAGCGGTTCCATGGTTTCAATATATGAACTGTCACAAATCAGAAGGTACTGAGCATCACCCGCTTGAACAGGAAAATAACCACATGAAGAAGCCTGGTAAGGAGCCCCCTCAAGAACACTGATCCTGCTTCGAGCAACCCTTGTCTGCTCTGTGGTCAGATCGCAGAAAGAACCTTCCTCCCAGGTCACGGTCATTTCAACTTCATTTATGATGTTAAGCGAACCTGTTGATGGAATGTAAATCCATGGCTGAACAAGACAGGACGCGATTTTGATTCCTGAAAGGGTACCGGTGTGTGAGCTGATGATCGGATCCGCGGGGAATGGAGAATCCGATGAATACACGAACGGGTCCGCCAGTCGTTCAGAATGAATTGCAGAGGAACTTAACGGCCTGAGTTCAGTAGCAGGGATAACATTCAAGCCGGGAATACCGATTTGAGTCACTTCCAGAGGGATTGCGCTAAAAGTAACGTTCTTAGCGCCATCCGGGAGTACGAACACTTCAGGAACAGCTGGCAGAAGCGGGGTTCCGGGGATGCCTTTCTGCTGAGACCCAGGCATTTCAATTACGGCCCAGATGCCTTCCATTTGAATGTTGACATCAGCCGGATTGTAATGGATAGTTCTGGTTATTGAACCCCCAACGGCCGGAAAACTAAATATGAAAAGCATTTGCATAATATTAAGTAATTTCAAACTTGTCTCCTCCATTACATTTCGATTGCTGTGAATATATTACATAATTCAGTTAATCGTTCCCGGGGTAGGAATAAGGTTCACGGAAGGCACAAACATTGAAAACTATGAATTTCAGAGTAGTACCAAGAATACCGGAGCAGCTTGCTGCTCTAAAAGCAATAGCATACAACACATGGTGGACATGGAATACACAGGCAATAGAATTATTCAGATGGATCGATTCCGACCTGTGGGAAAGCACCTTTCATAACCCCGTCCGCCTTCTGGGACATGTCAGTCAGGATAGGCTCGCGGAGCTTTCCACAGATACCGTGTACCTCTCACATCTTGAAAAAACAAGCGAAAGACTGTCAGATTATCTCGAAAGAAAAACATGGTTTGATATACTGAAACAAAAGATGGAAATAGCTGACGATAACTTCCTTGTTGCCACTTTTTCGGCCGAATTCGGCCTCCATGAAAGCATACCCATTTATTCCGGTGGACTTGGTGTATTGGCTGGAGACACCATTAAAAGCTGCAGTGAACTCGGCCTCACAGCTGTTGGGGTCTCATTGCTTTACAGGCAGGGTTATTTCAACCAGTACTTGAACAGCGATGGCTGGCAGCAGGAAAAGTATTTCATCAACGATTACTCGAATATGCCTGTTGAACCAGTCTACCGTGAAGACGGATCACAGGTCTCTGTGGATGTTCCGATGGCCGATAGAACCGTCAAGGCCGCTGTGTGGCTGATAAAAGTAGGCAGGGCTTCCCTTTACCTGCTCGATACTAATCTACCTGAAAATGACAGGAGCGACCGTCATATAACAGGTCAGCTTTACGGCGGGAGCCGTGAAATGAGGCTGAAGCAGGAAATTATACTGGGAATAGGAGGCCTGCGGGCCCTTGACGAAATGAACCTTACGCCCTCTGTCCGGCATATAAACGAGGGGCATTCAGCATTTCTTATCGTTGAACGGATAAGACAGCTTATGCAGGAAGGACTTTCATTCCCTGAGGCCAGGGAAATAGTGGCCGCAGGCAATGTGTTTACAACCCACACTCCCGTACCGGCCGGGAATGAGGAATTTTCTACTGACATGGTCGTCAAATACCTTCATCAAATGATCGATGCAATTGGACTCTCCAATGAAGAGTTTCTTCAATTTGGTCATTACGATGACAATCCCAAATTTTCAATGACTGTTTTCGGCCTGCGTTTTTCGAAATTCCGAAACGGTGTAAGCGAACTCCATGGAACGATCTCAAGGGAGATATGGAAGGATGTATGGCCCGCTCTACCATCCGCGGACACACCGCTTACGCATGTAACGAACGGAATACATCCGGAGACATGGGTTTCAGATGAGATGGAGAAACTGTTGAGCAGGTACGTCGGTCCCAGATGGTCGAGCAATAAGACAGATGCGAAAGAATGGGAAAAAGTCGATAAAATCCCCAATTCAGAGCTGTGGCCCGCCCATATCAGAATGCGCGAAAGGCTCATCTCCTGGGCAAGGGAAAGATGGGAGAAACAGATAGGACGCATGGGGCTTCTCAAACCGCACCTGGAAGATATTCCAGTATTGGATCCTGAAATTGTCACCATCGGTTTTGCCAGAAGATTCGCGACTTACAAGAGAGCAACCCTCCTTCTTAAAGATGAAGAACGTCTCGCTAGAATTGTTAATAATTCCGAGTATCCTGTTCAGTTCATCTTTGCGGGTAAAGCTCACCCGCACGATTCATCCGGCAAGGAATTGATAAGGAAGATCATCCATCTATGCATGAAAGAGGAATTCTACGGTAAAGTCATCTATCTTGAAAATTACGACATGGACATGGCCAGACATATGATTCAGGGAGTTGATGTCTGGCTGAACACACCAAGATTTCCAATGGAAGCATGCGGAACCAGCGGCATGAAATCATGCTTCAATGGAGGTATTCATTGCAGTGTACCTGACGGCTGGTGGGCTGAGGCATACAGACCTGGTACAGGCTGGTCGATAGGTTCAGGAGAAGAATACGATGATCCGGAGCTTCAGGACAGACTCGAGGCGAAAGCCCTTTACAATATCATAGAAAATCAGATTGTACCGATTTTTTACGATCGTGATAAGAATGACATCCCTGTCAACTGGATTAAAATCATCAAAGAATCGATGAAGAACGTATGCCCCGTTTTCAGCAGCAACAGGATGCTTGCCGAATACACATCGGAGTTTTATGTGCCTGCATATAAAGGAACTAAAAAACTGTCAGAAAATAATTATTCCGGAGCCAGAGAACTGGCTGAATGGATGGAAAAAATCCGGAAGAACTGGCATTCCGTCAGGATAGAATCGGTTCAATCGGAAATTGAGAACGGCACATGCGCTGTAGGCGACCCTCTCCCCATCACAGTTACTCTCCGAGCGGGGGAACTTGAGCCTGATGACCTCCTTGTTGAAGTACAGCACGGAAAAATAGAGCCGGATGGATGGCTGACTGATAGAGAATCGGTCCGCCTGAATTTCAGTCATGAAGAAGAGGGTTTACTTTTCTTCAAAGGTTTATTCGAATGCAGCCACTCCGGTAATCAGGGCTTCACGGTAAGAATCCTCCCGAATCATATTGGGTTCGGACGCATCATTGAGCCCGATCTTGTCTGCTGGTGGGAGTAAGCCGAACACAGTTTGGACTTGACCTGCATGCTCAGATGGGATATTTTTTAATAGTGTTTTTAGTGTATTCGAAAACTTTATCCAAAAGGAGTAAAAAATGAAAGATGTCATTCGTCTTTTAACACTGTTCGCGGCATTATTGCTTATCGTACCGGCAGCCGGCGCTGACTGGTCCGAAAATTTCGATTCGTACGCTGCCGGCTCCGGACTGCATGGCCAGGGCGGCTGGGAAGTCTGGGGAGGTAATCTAGATTATGATGCCTTTATAACAGATTCATATAGTAGATCAGCTCCTAATTCTGTGGCAATCGTTGATACAACTGACATCGTGCAGTTATTCACTGAAACAACCGGTGAATGGGAAATGACAGCATGGTGTTATATTCCAACCAGTTCCACAGGCAATACATACTTCATCATGCTTAACAGATATCCAACCAGTCCTAGTTGGTCTGTCCAGATTACTTTTGATACAGATGCCGGCACACTAAGTACACAGGGTGGCTCTACTGCGGCAATAGTCTTCGACCAATGGGTTGAAGTAAAGGTCGAAATCTATCTCGATGCGAACTCAAAGAACTTATACTACAATAGTGGTTTCTTAGAATCAAATATATGGCAGTCAGGCGGAGTAGATGAAATAGCAGCCCTAGACCTCTTCTCCACCACAATAGGAAGCATCGCGTATTGGGATGACTGTAACCTTATTAACACCGGCGGCGCTCTTGAACAGACAACATGGGGAAACATAAAGACGATCACGCAGTAACCATTATAATATCAGCATATTGGGAGCCGGCACACCGGCTCCCTTTTCTTTTTGCTCTCTATAATCTATGTGGATCCGGGCCGACTGCGATTTCGCGGAACCCTTGACCCGCATCAAAGATGTTACAATTGTTCCAATCAACGGACACCCGCGGGAGCGCAAGGGGACTGGTGTCCCTCCCGGACTTCAAATCCGGTGCCGGGTGCTAGAACCATCCTGGGTGGGTTCGATTCCCACACGTTCCCGCCATTCTTTATTCGTTAATGCTTTCCGAAAGATGATCCAGAACCATTCCCGCGAGGGCGTACCCGAATATTCCGGGCATGATTATCATGCTGGGTATCCGGTTCCTTACCCTTCCCTTTCTGAGTGTCAGATCCTTAATGTCCGGTGGAAGGGAATTATCCCCGGCAGGTTCAATTGAGTATACGCAGGCTATCCCATCCGTTATTCCCCGCTTACGCAGATATTTTCTGAGCTGTCTGGCAAGAGGACAGCTTCTTGATTCGGATATATCACCTGTTCTTACAAGCGAAGGATCTCTTCTTCCCGAAGCTCCCATACTGCTGAAAACCGGTATCTTCCGCTCCACGCAATACTCAATCAGTGCTGTTTTGGGATTAAGGCTGTCTATGGCATCGATGACAACATCAGGTTCTGGCTTCAGGATGGAAGCTGCGGTATCGGTGTGAAAGAACTCTCGAAGTACTTCAACCCTGGTTTCGGGACAGGTTCTTCGAATATTATCGGCGACAACATCCACTTTGTACTTTCCGCAATCTCCCGGATCTGCCAGGGGATTCCTGTTCAGGGATGTTTCGGTAAGCTTATCGAAATCCACAAGGCGCAGGCTCCCTATACCGCTTCTGGCCAGGGCAACTGCAGCGTGGCAGCCGACACCTCCAAGGCCTATAACAGTAACATCCGACCTGCGGATTGCGCGAAATGAATCCTTTCCCAGAAAGTCGGCAACCCTGTCGAATCTTCTTTCAATCATTGCGGAAAACCGAAAAGCTCTCTTGCGTTAGCGGTAGTTGCGCGGGCCGCTTCCTCAATGGTGATTCCTCTCAATTGCGCAAGCGAGCTGCACACTCTTGCAACATCGGCCGGTTCAACCCGCTCAGGTTCAACACCATCCATTCCAATTGAGGGAGCATCAGTTTCAAGAAGAATCCTGTTCAGAGGTACACAGGCAGCGGATTTCCTGGCTCTTTTTGCCCGGGACCTTGTTACTCCTCCTCCGAAAGCAAGATAAAACCCCAGTTCAAGAAAGCGCTCAGCAAGCTGAGGCCCTCTTGTGAAAGCATGAACTACACCTCTTATCCTTCCACGGTATTCCTTTTCGGAAAGAATGGACAGCATTTCATCGAAAGCTCCCCGGCAGTGGAGTATTACTGGAAGATCGAGTTCAGCGGCAAGGTTCAGCTGGGTGCGGAATATCCCTATCTGAGAATTTCTCCCCGGATTTTCGATTTTGAAATCAAGGCCTATTTCACCTATGGCAACCGAAGCGGTTTCAATAAGCAATTCTTCAAGCTTACCCGCATCAAGCTTTTCATCCGCGCACCATGGGTGAAGCCCCAAAGCGGGAAATACCATTTTATTAACAGCCAGCTCTCTGACCTTCTCCCAGGATTCAACTTCCACAGAGGGAACAACCATACCTTTGACGCCACTCTCAGAAGCTCTTGCTAGAACCCCCTCTACATCACTATAGAGGGGGTCCA includes these proteins:
- a CDS encoding VIT and VWA domain-containing protein; translation: MRQLIIAVMILTASAFSIEQSMDETGSGRMQVLGEDGVVGDLPLQHTSVVIDVSGNLQRATVRQVYGNPYDEVIEAIYTFPLPQSGAVDRMNMYIGDRLIEGKIHERQLAQQIYNEAIEAGQTASLLEQERPNIFTQTVGNILPGDSIVIEISYVAPIEYDDGEYEIVFPMVVGPRFVPSGNFVRRIFDMYEVSTSVEDADRITPPIVPEGTRTGYDIELSVNLNPGVEIQEFESINHEVDMKFDWGGTVTVSLDNDDEIPNRDFVFRYTTASDRIQSGVIAHNGEMGGHFMLILQPDADIDVDEITPKEMFFVVDCSGSMGGQPMEVAKETVRQFVRGMNPDDTFQIMRFSETASSMSRTPLSNTESNIEQGVRYINNMSGTGGTVMIEGVRAAIGYPEDPERMRFVIFLTDGFIGNEAEILSELKNTLGENTRLFSVGVGSSPNRFLIEGLAEEGRGHAYYVGLNEDPDESVAAIYNKINDPYLVGIDIDWGDLDVHDIYPSKIPDLYAGEPLVIVGRYDGSGTETVRLSGTVAGERWGQELSVTLPSHEEANDVIATLWARKKIHDLTRSMYDCYGYLSQDQNIVDEITDTALDYQIMSEYTAFVAVSEEVRTDPDSGEPITVQVPVNMPDGVSYEGIFGSRSEGDRGGMHFARTSNRPVAAQSALGSGGYAVSGAVDACEECVVSEDIDGAYYYGDEYETQWIADVSHISVSPTLGLMPSIVRSAARQLVTDLTEVYQEFVEGIEGEDWPIGTVTFNVTVDGSGNVISVSITGSGLDNDLDDDLCEVLENLNIPAPPDGAGTIQIQYDFQKIW
- the glgP gene encoding alpha-glucan family phosphorylase, which codes for MNFRVVPRIPEQLAALKAIAYNTWWTWNTQAIELFRWIDSDLWESTFHNPVRLLGHVSQDRLAELSTDTVYLSHLEKTSERLSDYLERKTWFDILKQKMEIADDNFLVATFSAEFGLHESIPIYSGGLGVLAGDTIKSCSELGLTAVGVSLLYRQGYFNQYLNSDGWQQEKYFINDYSNMPVEPVYREDGSQVSVDVPMADRTVKAAVWLIKVGRASLYLLDTNLPENDRSDRHITGQLYGGSREMRLKQEIILGIGGLRALDEMNLTPSVRHINEGHSAFLIVERIRQLMQEGLSFPEAREIVAAGNVFTTHTPVPAGNEEFSTDMVVKYLHQMIDAIGLSNEEFLQFGHYDDNPKFSMTVFGLRFSKFRNGVSELHGTISREIWKDVWPALPSADTPLTHVTNGIHPETWVSDEMEKLLSRYVGPRWSSNKTDAKEWEKVDKIPNSELWPAHIRMRERLISWARERWEKQIGRMGLLKPHLEDIPVLDPEIVTIGFARRFATYKRATLLLKDEERLARIVNNSEYPVQFIFAGKAHPHDSSGKELIRKIIHLCMKEEFYGKVIYLENYDMDMARHMIQGVDVWLNTPRFPMEACGTSGMKSCFNGGIHCSVPDGWWAEAYRPGTGWSIGSGEEYDDPELQDRLEAKALYNIIENQIVPIFYDRDKNDIPVNWIKIIKESMKNVCPVFSSNRMLAEYTSEFYVPAYKGTKKLSENNYSGARELAEWMEKIRKNWHSVRIESVQSEIENGTCAVGDPLPITVTLRAGELEPDDLLVEVQHGKIEPDGWLTDRESVRLNFSHEEEGLLFFKGLFECSHSGNQGFTVRILPNHIGFGRIIEPDLVCWWE
- a CDS encoding tRNA threonylcarbamoyladenosine dehydratase; amino-acid sequence: MIERRFDRVADFLGKDSFRAIRRSDVTVIGLGGVGCHAAVALARSGIGSLRLVDFDKLTETSLNRNPLADPGDCGKYKVDVVADNIRRTCPETRVEVLREFFHTDTAASILKPEPDVVIDAIDSLNPKTALIEYCVERKIPVFSSMGASGRRDPSLVRTGDISESRSCPLARQLRKYLRKRGITDGIACVYSIEPAGDNSLPPDIKDLTLRKGRVRNRIPSMIIMPGIFGYALAGMVLDHLSESINE
- a CDS encoding TatD family hydrolase, whose translation is MLIDTHCHLFMDPLYSDVEGVLARASESGVKGMVVPSVEVESWEKVRELAVNKMVFPALGLHPWCADEKLDAGKLEELLIETASVAIGEIGLDFKIENPGRNSQIGIFRTQLNLAAELDLPVILHCRGAFDEMLSILSEKEYRGRIRGVVHAFTRGPQLAERFLELGFYLAFGGGVTRSRAKRARKSAACVPLNRILLETDAPSIGMDGVEPERVEPADVARVCSSLAQLRGITIEEAARATTANARELFGFPQ